One window from the genome of Enterococcus haemoperoxidus ATCC BAA-382 encodes:
- a CDS encoding post-transcriptional regulator — protein MSWHQKFLLKKELKLKCRSFQQLGYSSVNETELMNYLVSYRWKKNAPSSIKACREDILHIEPNEFFDYQQLIAQTSSLTIKDWHDLTDLF, from the coding sequence CTGTCCTGGCACCAAAAGTTCTTATTGAAAAAAGAGTTAAAACTCAAATGCCGATCTTTTCAGCAACTTGGTTATTCTTCAGTCAACGAAACAGAATTGATGAACTATCTCGTTTCTTATCGTTGGAAAAAGAACGCTCCATCATCGATCAAAGCTTGTCGTGAAGACATTTTACATATTGAGCCAAATGAATTTTTTGATTATCAGCAATTGATTGCGCAAACAAGCAGTTTAACGATTAAAGATTGGCATGACTTAACGGATCTATTCTAA